tgctgcttcttgaaggatcccagggtgtcagcttcaacaacattactggggagttggttccagaccctcacaattctctgtgtaaaaaaaatgcctcctattttctgttctgaatgcccctttatctaatctccatttgtgacccctggtccttgcagtaattgaaattataaaaatataatataaaattaatttaattctgACAACTTGTCATCTAGATTGAGGGTGAACATGTATTCAGGGGGTTTGGTTTGGGTTttattgtgtgctgtttttggtTAAACATTTGGATGAAACTTTTTTGTAGCAGAAGTGTGAAATCATAGTACAATTTTATTTTACCTCATAATATACTTAGTTTCATATATTAAAGTAAACaatttttactttgtatttcaaaaGGGATCCTCATCAGTGGTTTATCAAATAACCTTTGTTTATTACAGCTAAACAACATCAATGAAGGCATCTGTTACATTCACAACTTTTATTTTTTGAGTTTAGCAATTATTTTGAATTGTGCATTATTGAGAGAAGCCCAAACATCAGAACCTGTAATGAATGACTCTGTTTCTTACAGGACCAGAGCACTGCTTGGTACAGTGGCTGCAACTTGGTGTCCGTACCTACCGATCTTCCAGAGAACTTACAGAAGCTGCACCTCGACCGGAATCACATCCGATTGCTGTGGAATTCTTCGCTGACACGCTACACTCATCTGCAGACACTCAGCTGCACTCATAACACAATGGAGACCATACAAGCGGGGGTCTTTTCCAGCACACCTCGGCTAGAAAGCCTCAGTCTAGCGAGCAACCTCCTTCATTCCAACTACCACGAGCTGGGCCGAGCTCTACGGTTCCTGCCAGCTTTGAAAAGCTTGGACCTATCAGAAAACCTGTTGGCCGAAGACATGGTCTCTTCCATCCTTCAGAACCTCACAACCTTGGAGTCCCTGACCCTGTCTGGCAACCTTCTCATGAGGCTAGACACGTCTATCTTCAGTGGGCTTCACCAACTGCAAGAGCTCAACCTGGAGAGGAACATGCTTTACGAGATCGAAGATGGTGCTTTTGGAAACTTAAAGAAGCTCCGAAGGCTCAATGTGGCCTTCAACCACCTCCCCTGCATTGTGGACTTTCACCTTACCCAGCTGGAGGTTCTCAATGCCAGCCACAATGTCATTGAGTGGTTTCTCTCCTACCAGCACCAAGAACAGGAGTTTCAACTAGAAACATTGGATCTCTCAGACAACAAGATGTTCTTCTTTCCTCTCTTGCCAAACCGCAGTCGTATTCGGACTTTGCTGTTGGCAGAAAACCAAATAAATTTTTATGGGCGGCAACTGGACAACAGCTCTTCTGGGCAGCCCGCTGTGGTCCAGTTTGTCAACCTAGACGGGAGTGTTAGAAACATCACGGCCACATATCTGTGGGATGAAACTCTCCACAGTGACGTCTCGTCCTTGGAACTTCTTGACATGAGTGAAAACAGTCTCCGTTACCTGCCCCAAGGTTTTCTGAGCAGAATGACCTCCCTGTCGAGGCTTAGGTTGGCCCACAACTGCCTGGAATCCATGTACTTGGCGCCAGTGGAGATCCCAGATTCTCTTATGGAGCTGGACTTGAGCCACAACCTACTTTCAGAACTGCAACTCAATCGAAGCTTTGGTAATCTGCTGCCCAATTTGAAGTTTTTCAATCTGAGCTCCAATGACCTGCAGCAGATCCCTTCATGGACGTTCAGTGCATTGCAGAACATTGCCTCTATAGATCTGAGTTCTAACAAAATTGAGATCTGCTCATCGCAAGGTGACTCACACTGCGTGGTTTTGAGCAGCATTTTCTCTCTTCGCCATCTCTATTTGTCAGACTGTGACCTACAGATGATATCTCCACAGGCTTTGGAGGGATCATCCATTACCCATTTGGAACTATCAAAAAACCCCAGGTTCATTGTGAGGAGCACTACTTTTCTAAGCCTTAGCAGGACTTTGGAGCACTTAGGTCTTGGGAACACCAACCTTTCTGACATGGACTTTTCCCCATTCCAAAGCCTAAGGTCTTTAGACATCTCTGGGAATGCCTTAAATCAGCTCCCCACTTCACTTCTGGGTCTATCCCTGAGGACATTGAATTTGAGGGACAACAAGCTGTCCACCATTCCTCCTGGTCAAGCAAGGGTCTTGGGCCAGAAGATACAGTCTCTGCTTCTTGGGGGGAACCTGTTCAATTGTTGCCAGCTGGACTGGTGGACTATTTTTAGGGAAATGGACAATGTGAGGATTGAAGACCAAGCTGAAGTGAAGTGCCACCTGTCTACTTTGGTGGACCATATTTCTCAGATGAAACAATTGGCAAGCACACACTGTAGAAAGAAGGCTGAAATGATTTGGCCCTATATCCTGCTCTTCCTGCCATTGTGCCTCATTCTTCTAGGGCTCTGCTTGGTGTTCATCCTGTCCTTCAACCCCAAACTGATTCCCAGATTTATAAAACAAAGATGCAGAAGGTCAACTTCATACTAGTAGCACTGAAcaagcattacatttttaaaaggaataacgAATAAAGCTACCATATGTGACTCTAGTGTCTGTCTTGTTGATTTATAAGGGTGTAAAAACCTCGGCATTTTCAAACAAATACTGTCAAACTTCTGTAACCCAAACTAACTGGGATCAGGGGGTGTAGGTAAAATTGATTTGTTCAGATAATCAAGTTATTATAAAATTGTTGACATCATTTCAAACACTCAAAAGCATACTCATGCCTTTAAACGTTATTTTAATGATTGTTAACTGATGAAGGCTTAAACTGAAACATTTGTGTACTTGACTTTGTTTGTCAGATCACAGTTTGGTTAAGCACGTTTCACTGTAGCTTCCAATAGCCCTTACTATTGTGtggtgtttgcaattattctcAGTGATTCTGGGTTCTGATGTTCCAATACTGAATTCTTACCATGTTTCTCTACATCTGTCTGCATCTTGTCTGGAAGATCATAATAGATGAACAGCTTTCTTTTTCCACTCAAATCTTGCGACAGTGGGCCCTGTGTTCCACTTTGCTGTAATGGTAAGGCATGGATTCATTTAGAAAGGTTAACCTATGATGCTCTAATCACATTTTCTTTAATTTCACCtttttcatattttccttttaatcTTAAATAACATCCATTTTTATATTGCGTGTTTATTAATAGACTCCAATATTTGATTAAAATGAAGGGTCATTTTCCCGGTAATAAGGAGGGAGTGGAAAATTCATTCCAATGTTACCTTTCCACTCTGCCAACTCTACATTTACATCTGCAAAGAGCAAGCCGAGCTGGCAGAATTCAATTATCACATAGTCTCATGATTTGAAAGGAATGGGGACGCTGCCCAGTCATTTAGGATTGTCATTTAAATGTcacttgaatctacttactcattAAACTACATAGTTATGGAAATGTTGAAATAAGTCACCCTCCTAAGTCCCGAATACTAACTTTACAGTCTTGGTCAGCATCGGAGGGGCTGCAAAACACACAGATTGTTGTAGGTCCAGATTGTGCTTTGTGGGATCCACAGCTGTCTTGTTCGGAGCTCAGGGATCGCTTGGTTAACTCACTCTATAGGTCCAGATTGTGCTTTGTGGGATTCACAGCTGTCTTGTTCGGAGCTCAGGGATCGCTTGGTTAACTCACTCTATAGGTCCAGATTGTGCTTTGTGGGATTCACAGCTGTTTTATTCGGAGCTCAGGGATTGCTTGGTTAACTCACTCTATAGGTCCAGATTATGCTTTGTGGGATTCACAGCTGTCTTTGGAGCTCAGGGATTGCTTGGTTAACTCACTCTATAGGTCCAGATTGTGCTTTGTGGGATTCACAGCTGTCTTGTTTGGAGCTCAGGGATCGCTTGGTTAACTCACTCTATAGGTCCAGATTATGCTTTGTGGGATTCACAGCTGTCTTTGGAGCTCAGGGATTGCTTGGTTAACTCACTCTATAGGTCCAGATTGTGCTTTGTGGGATTCACAGCTGTCTTTGGAGCTCAGGGATCGCTTGGTTAACTCACTCTATAGGTCCAGATTATGCTTTGTGGGATTCACAGCTGTCTTTGGAGCTCAGGGATTGCTTGGTTAACTCACTCTATAGGTCCAGATTGTGCTTTGTGGGATTCACAGCTGTCTTGTTTGGAGCTCAGGGATCGCTTGGTTAACTCACTCTATAGGTCCAGATTATGCTTTGTGGGATCCACAGCTGTCTTGTTCGGAGCTCAGGGATTGCTTGGTTAACTCACTCTATAGGTCCAGATTGTGCTTTGTGGGATTCACAGCTGTCTTTGGAGCTCAGGGATCGCTTGGTTAACTCACTCTATAGGTCCAGATTATGCTTTGTGGGATTCACAGCTGTCTTTGGAGCTCAGGGATTGCTTGGTTAACTCACTCTATAGGTCCAGATTGTGCTTTGTGGGATTCACAGCTGTCTTTGGAGCTCAGGGATTGCTTGGTTAACTCACTCTATAGGTCCAGATTATGCTTTGTGGGATCCACAGCTGTCTTGTTCGGAGCTCAGGGATTGCTTGGTTAACTCACTCTATAGGTCCAGATTGTGCTTTGTGGGATTCACAGCTGTCTTTGGAGCTCAGGGATCGCTTGGTTAACTCACTCTATAGGTCCAGATTATGCTTTGTGGGATTGACAGCTGTCTTTGGAGCTCAGGGATTGCTTGGTTAACTCACTCTATAGGTCCAGATTGTGCTTTGTGGGATTCACAGCTGTCTTTGGAGCTCAGGGATTGCTTGGTTAACTCACTCTATAGGTCCAGATTATGCTTTGTGGGATTCACAGCTGTCTTTGGAGCTCAGGGATTGCTTGGTTAACTCACTCTATAGGTCCAGATTATGCTTTGTGGGATTCACAGCTGTCTTGTTTGGAGCTCAGGGATTGCTTGGTTAACTCACTCTATAGGTCCAGATTATGCTTTGTGGGATTCACAGCTGTTTTTGGAGCTCAGGGATTGCTTGGTTAACTCACTCTATAGGTCCAGATTATGCTTTGTGGGATTCACAGCTGTCTTGTTTGGAGCTCAGGGATTGCTTGGTTAACTCACTCTATCTTTAAGTGTAGGTGCAGGTGGGGGTGGTGAATTAGCCCTTGTGAAAGGCTGTGGTGAAGCAGAGGAAGTCTGATGACATTTCCTGTTTTGCTACATTGAACAGCAGCAGAGAAAGCCACCTGCTTGCATCTCAGAAAGTTTGTGAGGTTTTCCCAGAGGCTTACCTTGCATAGTGGTCTGACACACACACCAGTGCCCAAGCCAGAACACCTCTGTGAGGCTTCacttctcctcctcccccctccccacctcAGCACAAACCGTTTCAAACTGAAGACTCGTGCACACCCACAATGTGTCATTAGCaccatttttttaatgtgagGAAATTGGCTTTTGAAGTTACAAAATGTGTAATCAAGATCTGAGGAATTTAACTCACAGGCTCCATAAGCATACTTCAtgcttatttagtttttatttaattgtgctGTTTTTGTCTCTTTTTGAAACTAATGGACCTTTTTCACTAAAATTTGACTGTTTTCCGGAGTGttttgttaagtttttttttttttttttttttttttttaaagcccatctTGATTAATTACAACAAGTTTGCTGTAAAAGATGGGCTGAAGTTTATTCTCAAGCATTGTGTAACCTAAGAGATATTTATAAACAGTCCTtacaaaaacattccttaaaatacACCATAAC
The DNA window shown above is from Acipenser ruthenus chromosome 17, fAciRut3.2 maternal haplotype, whole genome shotgun sequence and carries:
- the nrros gene encoding transforming growth factor beta activator LRRC33: MQVLVCLVCLYALSVIQPRPCSVSASAFRHHASCMLDQSTAWYSGCNLVSVPTDLPENLQKLHLDRNHIRLLWNSSLTRYTHLQTLSCTHNTMETIQAGVFSSTPRLESLSLASNLLHSNYHELGRALRFLPALKSLDLSENLLAEDMVSSILQNLTTLESLTLSGNLLMRLDTSIFSGLHQLQELNLERNMLYEIEDGAFGNLKKLRRLNVAFNHLPCIVDFHLTQLEVLNASHNVIEWFLSYQHQEQEFQLETLDLSDNKMFFFPLLPNRSRIRTLLLAENQINFYGRQLDNSSSGQPAVVQFVNLDGSVRNITATYLWDETLHSDVSSLELLDMSENSLRYLPQGFLSRMTSLSRLRLAHNCLESMYLAPVEIPDSLMELDLSHNLLSELQLNRSFGNLLPNLKFFNLSSNDLQQIPSWTFSALQNIASIDLSSNKIEICSSQGDSHCVVLSSIFSLRHLYLSDCDLQMISPQALEGSSITHLELSKNPRFIVRSTTFLSLSRTLEHLGLGNTNLSDMDFSPFQSLRSLDISGNALNQLPTSLLGLSLRTLNLRDNKLSTIPPGQARVLGQKIQSLLLGGNLFNCCQLDWWTIFREMDNVRIEDQAEVKCHLSTLVDHISQMKQLASTHCRKKAEMIWPYILLFLPLCLILLGLCLVFILSFNPKLIPRFIKQRCRRSTSY